The following are encoded in a window of Lawsonia intracellularis PHE/MN1-00 genomic DNA:
- a CDS encoding autotransporter outer membrane beta-barrel domain-containing protein, translating to MKTYYIFVAGVFIFLCTAKHDHAIAMDRLSGIPQRDQVETDSSSSEGEEEEQGATGIDMGFYNTLDSIEFAAEVTGRNHSEECNYRYENRRYRKKKEREEEIQEEKKRCEMIEKQCREVTHYQNVKQKVESFIAYPSLVAEQKCWMDTYKEEALDRLNNVSQERHEKERSIEEKQQQILRSQEINQRLIAEGQSESFFNIFEQSESRILRPVFRTRFQLRVRREELNAYFNRMMDFLYGSDAFLQEIIDEEEEAECLEREERVALDALEQLRVELEHNLVQQHQEMQRRIPDNILNHREELILQELTWSYTEVLSNAFIAYDTHCQTLSAQQSRPPFFPYLEEAMRQKRSKAEIVASVDMALLSLDDSREDSESSERGEIHDVSWFGGNALLDETLGEVEEIEHSESSKSDVSQKSTACTEGESEEASSTQQSEQSISLEQRYLLQGARPRQPSKGGASDSSLSFIPGFSFGGQISSLQSMQYILCDVSEKVSTELKSLVQHARQQQYDKDNECCLTNLISRKRYSSVPQYDTVQHTYNISSPYRVFGGVDSYSKNLEHKIRSSQAGVMFTPHNGYTVKLLYDRHKKDVQEHSGLQLGTAIGSVKSYIDTDGLSTIFSWYPCGSGFTGHLAGYYGWGQLKNTRFFTHADNQACSKGSTDIHLNGGMIQIGYIFLLSKKLAIIPYIESILSRVGWHSYKETIGVLPCTISSHKEVCLEKSIGLFCQWNISASTQLQCWGIRTSGTSNVDKVTSQPTRGPNTYTIVVPNYKKKYMRTELGLSYSSKLTDFFTIVLNSNAQFNSNKRHIQNATVHLRYTY from the coding sequence TTGAAGACGTACTACATTTTTGTAGCAGGGGTCTTTATTTTTTTATGCACAGCTAAGCATGATCATGCTATTGCTATGGATAGGCTAAGTGGCATACCTCAAAGGGATCAAGTAGAAACTGACTCTTCATCTTCAGAAGGTGAAGAAGAAGAGCAAGGTGCTACTGGTATTGATATGGGTTTCTACAATACCCTAGACTCCATTGAGTTTGCTGCTGAGGTTACGGGTAGAAATCATAGTGAAGAATGTAACTATAGATATGAAAATAGACGCTATCGAAAGAAGAAGGAAAGAGAAGAGGAAATACAAGAAGAGAAAAAACGATGTGAAATGATAGAAAAACAATGTAGAGAAGTTACTCATTATCAGAATGTAAAACAGAAAGTTGAAAGTTTTATAGCCTATCCTTCTCTTGTTGCTGAGCAGAAATGTTGGATGGATACATATAAAGAGGAAGCTCTTGATCGACTAAATAACGTTAGTCAGGAGCGACATGAAAAAGAAAGATCTATAGAGGAAAAACAACAACAAATATTGAGGAGTCAAGAAATAAATCAACGACTTATAGCAGAAGGACAAAGTGAATCTTTTTTTAATATCTTTGAACAAAGTGAATCTAGAATTCTACGTCCGGTGTTTAGGACTCGTTTTCAACTACGAGTTAGGAGAGAAGAACTTAACGCATATTTTAATAGAATGATGGATTTTCTATATGGAAGTGATGCATTCCTACAAGAAATTATAGACGAAGAGGAAGAGGCAGAATGTTTGGAAAGAGAAGAGAGAGTAGCATTAGATGCCTTAGAACAGCTACGAGTAGAATTAGAGCATAATTTAGTACAACAACACCAGGAGATGCAAAGAAGAATTCCAGATAACATATTGAATCATCGCGAAGAGTTAATACTACAAGAACTAACATGGAGCTATACAGAAGTATTGTCAAATGCCTTCATAGCATATGATACTCACTGTCAAACCCTCTCTGCTCAACAAAGCAGACCACCCTTTTTCCCTTATCTAGAAGAGGCTATGAGGCAAAAGAGAAGCAAAGCAGAAATAGTAGCAAGTGTAGATATGGCTCTCCTCTCTTTGGATGATAGTAGAGAAGATAGTGAGTCTTCTGAACGAGGGGAAATACATGATGTAAGTTGGTTTGGTGGAAATGCATTACTAGATGAAACTCTTGGAGAAGTAGAAGAAATTGAGCACTCTGAATCCTCAAAAAGTGATGTTAGTCAAAAATCAACAGCATGTACTGAAGGGGAGAGCGAAGAAGCTTCTTCTACTCAACAATCTGAACAGTCTATATCTTTAGAGCAACGCTATCTTTTACAGGGCGCTCGACCAAGGCAACCTTCAAAAGGTGGGGCATCAGATAGTTCTTTGTCATTTATCCCAGGCTTTAGTTTTGGAGGACAAATAAGCTCTCTTCAAAGTATGCAGTACATTTTATGTGATGTTTCTGAAAAAGTTTCAACAGAGTTAAAATCACTTGTGCAACATGCACGACAACAACAGTATGATAAAGACAATGAATGTTGCCTTACAAATTTAATATCAAGAAAGAGATACAGCTCTGTTCCTCAGTATGACACTGTTCAACATACCTATAACATAAGTAGTCCATATAGAGTGTTTGGAGGAGTAGACTCTTACAGTAAAAATTTAGAACATAAAATTCGTTCAAGCCAAGCAGGAGTAATGTTTACTCCTCATAACGGATATACAGTGAAGTTGTTGTATGATCGTCATAAAAAAGATGTTCAAGAACATAGTGGACTACAGCTTGGAACAGCAATAGGTTCTGTTAAAAGTTATATAGATACAGATGGACTTTCTACTATTTTTAGTTGGTATCCTTGTGGTTCAGGCTTTACAGGGCATCTTGCTGGTTATTATGGATGGGGACAGTTAAAGAATACTCGATTTTTTACTCATGCAGACAATCAAGCATGTTCTAAAGGCTCTACAGACATACACCTAAATGGTGGAATGATCCAAATTGGATATATTTTCCTTTTATCAAAAAAGTTAGCCATTATTCCTTATATTGAAAGCATATTATCAAGAGTAGGTTGGCATTCATATAAAGAAACTATAGGTGTACTTCCTTGTACTATTAGTAGTCATAAAGAAGTCTGTTTAGAAAAAAGTATTGGTCTATTTTGTCAGTGGAACATTTCTGCATCTACTCAGCTACAGTGTTGGGGAATAAGGACATCAGGAACATCAAATGTAGATAAAGTTACTTCTCAACCGACTAGAGGTCCAAATACATATACTATTGTAGTTCCAAACTATAAGAAAAAGTATATGAGAACTGAGCTAGGGTTATCATACTCTTCAAAACTTACTGATTTTTTTACTATTGTTTTGAATAGTAACGCCCAATTTAATAGTAATAAACGCCATATACAAAATGCAACAGTTCATCTAAGGTATACATATTGA
- a CDS encoding autotransporter outer membrane beta-barrel domain-containing protein codes for MCYILFNYEYSFSVKPTRQLSTNSDSSVEQQSEESSSSSEEEEGNPGSDSRNQFLLLWEQETSNVKEQVFPLQEESSSSKEFIDKAVQTGEDSSQSSSQSSESSTSSTSAALGTSEMFFLSESEEVQEVIITSSEEQMQQEVISNLKKKVKKLKEKLQQERKRHQQQMDKLKTCAVRQVQFLQSMVKMAQHQIQKVEIEKLEAQQVAALFQEALLGQEAQSQSSTSRSSVIISPPHGEENKSPCSPLSREDEGSDDSMPPLEGEEGDIWRDEYVSQEQRSQFFLQQQQQQSSSLSEVSQTGVVGSSRGLPTIQEEDEDGSSCSSIEGYLSSPTPSVLIAEEGSGSDLEESVKSPSEHPSGVDSDTLEEGEVIGEEVQGPLTTKRPAPSSSSDSSDDESLSPVVKRLKQSSSSPPKSPGSPSSRGDMSSMLIPGYNHESQYGSLKGLQCVLFGAVEQMSANLKTLVLKTSLYQAETKDKKTSSLIAKESKKACMSLCGKERSVKKVMSDSSNLLSFLNTCHFFGYTDSYLANQENKVSSGKVGLLMNPISNVSIGLTYNRHKNHGKEYHGAQLGTSFGSAKANMELDGFSAVVAWNSEEKGLTGYLSGCHNWGQMKNTRQVMQAGKEMRTKGSPDVQLSGVLGQLGYTFPLSKKVSCVPYIEATHIVVKWNQYREDSGSLPCVISGYTEKFQEKTIGLRTSMKITDKAILQTWVAGGTVQHTTSNITSMPLASPLLLYKTSVPGNKKKSFYSECGTLYEMNVTDFCKVDLHGSLRFKKDQKLDAGQMRLHFQYLF; via the coding sequence ATGTGTTACATTTTATTTAATTATGAGTATTCTTTTTCAGTAAAACCTACACGCCAACTATCTACAAATTCAGATAGTTCAGTAGAACAACAGTCAGAAGAAAGTTCCTCTTCTTCTGAGGAAGAGGAAGGAAATCCTGGTAGTGATAGTCGTAATCAATTTTTATTACTATGGGAACAAGAGACATCAAATGTAAAAGAGCAGGTGTTTCCTCTTCAAGAGGAAAGTAGTTCTTCTAAAGAATTTATAGATAAGGCAGTACAAACTGGTGAAGACTCATCACAATCATCTAGCCAAAGTTCTGAGTCTAGTACATCTTCTACAAGTGCAGCATTAGGTACATCAGAGATGTTTTTTCTTTCGGAAAGTGAAGAGGTACAGGAAGTTATAATAACATCCTCTGAAGAACAAATGCAACAAGAGGTTATTAGCAATTTGAAAAAAAAAGTTAAAAAGTTAAAAGAAAAATTACAGCAAGAAAGAAAAAGACATCAACAGCAGATGGATAAATTAAAAACTTGTGCAGTACGTCAAGTTCAATTTTTACAAAGCATGGTGAAGATGGCTCAACATCAGATTCAGAAAGTAGAAATTGAAAAGCTAGAAGCCCAACAAGTTGCAGCTTTATTTCAAGAAGCCTTACTGGGTCAGGAAGCACAATCACAGTCATCAACAAGTCGTAGCTCTGTAATTATATCTCCTCCTCATGGAGAGGAAAATAAAAGTCCTTGTTCACCATTAAGTAGAGAGGACGAAGGTTCAGATGATTCTATGCCGCCTCTTGAGGGAGAAGAGGGTGACATATGGAGAGATGAGTATGTATCCCAAGAGCAACGTTCTCAATTTTTCTTACAGCAACAACAACAACAATCATCTTCTTTAAGTGAAGTTTCCCAAACAGGTGTAGTTGGTTCTAGTAGAGGGTTACCCACAATTCAAGAAGAGGACGAGGATGGAAGCAGTTGTTCTTCTATTGAAGGATACTTATCAAGCCCAACACCATCTGTTCTTATTGCAGAAGAAGGTTCAGGTTCTGATTTAGAAGAGTCAGTAAAATCTCCATCAGAGCATCCATCAGGAGTAGATAGTGATACGCTAGAAGAAGGAGAGGTGATAGGCGAAGAAGTTCAGGGTCCTTTAACTACTAAACGGCCTGCTCCAAGTTCGTCTTCAGATAGCTCAGATGATGAGTCATTATCGCCAGTAGTTAAGCGTCTAAAGCAAAGTTCTTCTTCACCACCTAAATCTCCAGGTAGTCCATCTTCCAGGGGTGATATGTCATCGATGCTTATACCAGGCTATAATCATGAGTCACAATATGGCTCTTTAAAAGGATTACAATGTGTCTTGTTTGGAGCAGTGGAGCAAATGTCAGCTAATTTAAAGACACTTGTTTTAAAAACAAGTTTATATCAGGCTGAAACAAAGGATAAAAAAACAAGCTCACTAATTGCAAAAGAAAGTAAAAAAGCGTGTATGTCCTTATGTGGAAAAGAAAGGTCTGTTAAAAAGGTTATGAGTGATTCAAGTAACCTATTATCGTTTTTAAATACTTGTCATTTTTTTGGATATACAGATAGCTATCTTGCTAATCAGGAGAATAAAGTATCCTCAGGAAAAGTCGGTCTATTAATGAACCCTATATCAAATGTTAGTATTGGTTTGACATACAATCGTCATAAGAACCATGGTAAAGAATATCATGGAGCACAATTAGGTACGTCTTTTGGATCAGCAAAAGCTAATATGGAACTAGATGGATTTTCTGCAGTTGTAGCTTGGAACTCTGAAGAAAAAGGACTTACAGGATATCTTTCAGGTTGTCATAATTGGGGTCAAATGAAAAATACTCGTCAGGTTATGCAGGCTGGAAAAGAAATGAGGACAAAAGGGAGTCCTGATGTCCAGTTAAGTGGAGTTTTAGGTCAGCTTGGATATACCTTTCCTCTTTCAAAGAAAGTTAGTTGTGTCCCATATATTGAAGCCACACATATAGTTGTAAAATGGAATCAATATAGGGAAGATTCAGGCTCTTTACCATGTGTGATTAGTGGTTACACAGAGAAGTTTCAGGAAAAAACTATAGGTCTGCGAACTTCTATGAAAATTACAGATAAAGCTATATTACAAACATGGGTTGCAGGTGGTACTGTCCAGCATACCACAAGTAATATTACATCTATGCCATTAGCATCTCCATTACTGCTTTATAAGACATCTGTTCCAGGAAATAAGAAGAAATCTTTCTATAGCGAATGTGGTACATTATATGAAATGAATGTGACAGATTTTTGTAAGGTAGACTTACATGGAAGTTTACGATTCAAAAAAGATCAAAAATTAGATGCTGGTCAAATGAGACTTCATTTTCAGTATTTATTCTAA
- a CDS encoding autotransporter outer membrane beta-barrel domain-containing protein: protein MYVIISSQVSLSHNARIGYEDKNSDRKSKLILHNKLQVNEFDELRSDIVVTMTPLNIYTSTQENKITTIEANLLRLEVIQRTQPVLLVDVESSLRDIYLLLDEAEGCNREVERCLKIWETASEHTKVLHRQTRERLSNAVIECQPGLPTNNEGKVVSVPEEIVASIENKVLHTANQQRTARKMEVAISRHKNKNIFLGNKQKLLRYRIEVLKARVEGNPDPPIPILTPQVLELPLLPDPPPSPPPLPQQTFQFPDFGDPLPEPLSPLGDDPPQNVLNQEPQPGPSSEIVSTLQPSPSVEDLSSSGVTLECQEELSSSDEEILDDECLTSGDESSTSDGESQRSSPPTKRRKLTHTPPPSDRGSPPGSSSMLMPYYTYGQVSSLQGLQSTLMSLEDQLATQLRLSIIRSINVLGVCCKDDNQLQPHTFQSKKQTKIKGGIGRSHSTDNEIRPTSVNNSLFFSQQWHVIASMDSRISNLETTISSRQAGVFTTPIDGLCLSLLYSNNKKKTQNFYGVVLDSVDGSAKAQIETDNILATVTWNKEHQGFSGHLAGCYGWGKITNIRTIHFFDNESVSKGISSIHMSGGFIQLGYNVLLGKNYFLIPYVEYMRLAVAWDPYEEHTGLIPCKVSGHKVHVCEKSIGLRNQWKITDNSQLQFWGSHIFTNHNTGEIASKPLSLSDYRNKISIPGYKKQYIHREAGISYESNVMDTLSMELYSKLRVTKSIKDVTSYTSFTIRYVY from the coding sequence TTGTATGTAATAATAAGTTCTCAAGTATCGTTATCTCATAATGCTCGTATAGGCTATGAAGATAAAAATAGTGATAGGAAGAGTAAACTGATTTTACATAACAAATTACAAGTAAATGAGTTTGATGAGCTTCGTTCAGATATTGTAGTTACAATGACACCATTAAATATATATACTTCTACTCAGGAAAATAAAATTACAACTATAGAAGCCAACCTTTTAAGATTAGAGGTGATACAGCGAACACAACCTGTGCTTTTAGTAGATGTCGAAAGCAGTCTTCGTGACATATATCTTCTACTGGACGAAGCTGAAGGGTGTAATAGAGAAGTAGAAAGATGTCTTAAAATATGGGAAACAGCTAGTGAACATACAAAAGTACTGCATCGTCAGACTAGGGAGCGTTTATCTAATGCAGTAATAGAGTGTCAACCAGGGTTACCTACTAATAATGAGGGTAAAGTAGTAAGTGTACCAGAAGAAATTGTGGCTTCCATTGAAAATAAGGTGTTACATACAGCAAATCAACAAAGAACTGCACGAAAAATGGAAGTAGCTATATCACGACATAAAAATAAAAATATTTTCTTGGGGAATAAACAAAAACTACTTAGGTATCGAATTGAAGTACTGAAAGCGCGTGTAGAAGGTAATCCTGATCCTCCTATACCTATACTTACACCACAAGTGCTTGAATTACCACTTTTACCTGATCCACCACCATCACCACCACCATTGCCACAGCAGACTTTTCAATTCCCAGATTTTGGAGATCCTCTTCCGGAACCATTGTCTCCTTTAGGAGATGATCCTCCCCAAAATGTACTAAATCAAGAGCCTCAGCCAGGACCATCTTCTGAGATTGTCTCAACTTTACAGCCTTCACCTTCAGTAGAGGATCTATCTAGTTCAGGAGTGACTTTAGAATGTCAAGAAGAGCTTTCTAGCAGTGATGAGGAGATATTAGATGATGAGTGTTTAACCTCTGGCGATGAATCTTCAACATCAGATGGTGAGTCTCAAAGGTCATCACCGCCAACAAAACGTAGGAAGCTAACTCATACTCCACCACCTTCTGATAGAGGCTCTCCTCCAGGGAGTTCTTCTATGCTTATGCCATATTACACATATGGACAAGTCAGTTCTCTTCAAGGATTACAAAGTACGTTAATGAGTTTAGAGGATCAGTTAGCAACACAATTACGACTATCTATTATTAGATCCATTAATGTTTTAGGTGTTTGTTGTAAGGACGACAATCAGTTACAACCTCATACTTTTCAAAGTAAAAAACAGACTAAAATTAAAGGAGGAATAGGAAGAAGTCACTCAACAGATAATGAAATACGTCCAACTTCTGTGAATAATTCATTATTTTTTTCGCAGCAATGGCATGTTATTGCATCTATGGATAGTCGTATATCTAATTTAGAGACTACTATTTCTTCAAGACAAGCAGGGGTTTTTACAACACCTATCGATGGACTCTGTTTATCTTTATTGTATAGTAATAACAAAAAGAAAACTCAAAATTTCTATGGAGTTGTACTAGACTCAGTAGATGGTTCTGCAAAAGCTCAGATAGAAACAGATAACATTTTAGCAACAGTGACATGGAATAAAGAACATCAAGGTTTTTCAGGTCATTTAGCAGGTTGTTATGGGTGGGGGAAAATAACAAATATTCGTACAATACATTTTTTTGATAACGAAAGTGTTTCTAAAGGTATTTCAAGTATACATATGAGTGGTGGATTTATTCAGCTAGGATATAACGTTTTACTAGGAAAAAATTATTTTCTTATTCCATATGTTGAATATATGAGATTAGCAGTAGCATGGGATCCATATGAAGAACATACAGGTCTTATTCCTTGTAAAGTGAGTGGACATAAAGTTCATGTTTGTGAGAAAAGTATAGGTTTGCGTAATCAATGGAAAATTACAGATAATTCCCAGCTACAGTTTTGGGGTTCTCATATTTTTACAAATCATAATACAGGTGAAATAGCTTCTAAACCACTTAGTTTATCTGACTATAGGAATAAAATATCTATTCCTGGTTATAAGAAGCAATATATCCATAGGGAGGCAGGGATTTCTTATGAGTCAAATGTAATGGATACATTATCTATGGAGCTTTATAGTAAGTTAAGGGTAACTAAAAGCATAAAAGATGTTACTAGTTATACAAGTTTTACAATAAGATACGTTTATTAA
- a CDS encoding autotransporter outer membrane beta-barrel domain-containing protein, with protein sequence MKQLQSISTSLNNLIQYMYEAHIRVDTSDAILRMTESYIETFTIVQNDIFNMLINESSMVRRLLQTATNDIKNGIDVSKHIHSLNNLLSNTYKYEVKINQIKQNQQKYIHDRHNVITNLLALEESVTEKLQSTQQLILSMVMTIPQYVRIPYLLEAIQQRLSNAQHQIPQLEAALDDLKSKISSCAGGHIKNVELVQELQSNLEKALMLLLESENGLRSVILKGKDQGPKPPPPSGGASASMANFSLGEGSAAFVSGYDILGNVSSLQELQCIFGNAITQVSSILKMWSLRNTFCIHETKCNIPHFFHSDIFRKKEKKISDLSLPQLSLLSHLSAPYHMFSSVEGYYKNLEYKPHAIQAGVIVFPVTGLQLGVSYDFLENRMLKVRHNSFGSAKAKTTTNILSLAASWNAEQTGLMGQAIGCYGWGYMPNTRYVPFVGEKISVNSKPDIELNGGLFQLGYNIQISSPIRLTPYVEGMLVTLGWKNYKEHYGVVSSNISNYKEALWERSVGLRGYWNINPQSNIQAWISKIFGRSNTTKLKATSLLFSIPVYKMTLPVLEKRFIKNELGMSYSMKLSDKMCMSLNSIFNYTNNTLHTQNIQCSFQYVY encoded by the coding sequence ATGAAACAATTACAATCTATTTCAACATCACTAAATAATTTAATACAATATATGTATGAAGCTCATATAAGAGTAGATACATCAGATGCAATATTAAGAATGACTGAAAGCTATATAGAAACATTTACTATAGTACAGAACGATATATTTAATATGTTAATTAATGAGTCTAGTATGGTAAGAAGATTATTACAAACAGCAACTAACGATATTAAGAATGGAATAGATGTTTCAAAACATATTCATAGTTTAAATAATTTATTAAGTAATACTTATAAATATGAAGTAAAAATAAATCAAATTAAACAAAACCAACAGAAATATATCCATGATAGACATAATGTAATAACAAATTTACTTGCGCTTGAAGAGTCTGTTACAGAAAAGTTGCAGTCCACACAACAACTTATTCTATCCATGGTAATGACAATACCTCAATATGTTAGAATACCTTATTTATTAGAGGCAATACAACAAAGATTAAGTAATGCACAACATCAAATACCACAATTAGAAGCTGCTCTTGATGATTTGAAAAGTAAAATTTCCTCTTGTGCAGGAGGGCATATAAAAAATGTAGAATTAGTGCAGGAGTTGCAAAGTAATTTAGAAAAGGCATTGATGTTACTATTAGAATCAGAAAATGGACTACGTTCAGTTATATTAAAAGGAAAAGACCAAGGACCTAAACCACCACCGCCTTCAGGAGGTGCTTCAGCTTCAATGGCGAATTTTAGTCTAGGGGAAGGGAGTGCAGCTTTTGTTTCAGGTTACGATATATTGGGTAATGTTAGTTCTCTCCAGGAGTTACAATGTATCTTTGGGAATGCAATTACACAAGTCTCGAGTATTTTAAAAATGTGGTCTTTGAGAAATACCTTTTGCATACATGAAACAAAATGTAATATACCTCATTTTTTTCATAGTGATATTTTTAGAAAAAAAGAAAAGAAGATATCTGATTTATCATTACCACAGTTGTCATTATTATCTCACTTATCTGCTCCTTATCATATGTTTTCTTCAGTTGAAGGTTATTATAAAAATTTAGAGTATAAGCCACATGCAATCCAGGCAGGGGTTATTGTTTTTCCTGTAACAGGGTTACAGCTTGGAGTATCATATGATTTTTTAGAAAATAGAATGCTTAAAGTACGACATAACTCTTTTGGTTCAGCTAAGGCAAAAACAACAACAAATATTCTTTCTTTGGCTGCTTCATGGAATGCAGAGCAGACAGGATTGATGGGACAAGCTATAGGTTGTTATGGTTGGGGGTATATGCCCAATACACGATATGTTCCTTTTGTAGGAGAGAAAATCAGTGTTAATAGTAAGCCAGATATTGAATTGAATGGGGGACTTTTTCAATTAGGATATAATATACAGATTTCATCACCTATTAGACTTACTCCTTATGTGGAAGGTATGCTTGTTACTTTGGGATGGAAAAATTATAAGGAACATTATGGAGTAGTGTCTAGTAATATTAGTAATTATAAAGAAGCGTTATGGGAAAGAAGTGTTGGATTACGTGGATATTGGAATATAAATCCACAATCTAACATACAAGCTTGGATTTCAAAAATTTTTGGTCGTTCAAATACAACTAAGCTGAAAGCAACATCATTACTTTTTTCTATCCCTGTGTATAAAATGACTTTACCAGTATTAGAAAAGCGGTTCATAAAAAATGAACTTGGTATGTCTTATTCAATGAAACTTTCTGATAAAATGTGTATGAGTTTAAATAGTATATTCAACTATACTAATAATACATTACATACTCAAAATATCCAATGTTCTTTTCAATATGTCTATTAA
- a CDS encoding autotransporter domain-containing protein translates to MAISLKQNYAERELNTIVTSPKLRFCKTAIEQPVSSSQPSLDVFIPFQGFSSTDKYSSNGEDKLCSAQIGFVMCPTEKFTMGVGYDYVHEIPRKYKEDSTLVTKTRSTIHIFSSIFSWNTNGVGFTGHITGCCGWGDINNTRYFIHGRGKASSKGMPRINLSGGLLQIGYNFPISNVMTITPYIEGMLTTVAWNAYHESIGPVRCKVSDYRETSCEKSVGLRHSYTPSSKTQLQLWIAGVLGQYNIGKLHSDTLFSDYSYHTTVPLKRKNYEHAELGINYEVYVSDLCTIGLYSIIIFSHIQKPTDKTMRVSLQYMY, encoded by the coding sequence ATGGCTATATCTTTAAAGCAAAATTATGCTGAAAGAGAGCTTAATACTATTGTTACTTCTCCTAAGCTGCGCTTTTGTAAGACAGCTATTGAGCAGCCTGTTTCATCATCTCAGCCATCTTTAGATGTGTTTATTCCATTCCAGGGATTTAGTTCAACAGATAAATATAGTTCAAATGGTGAGGACAAACTTTGCTCAGCACAAATAGGATTTGTTATGTGTCCTACAGAAAAGTTTACTATGGGAGTAGGTTATGACTATGTTCATGAAATCCCTAGGAAATATAAAGAAGATTCTACTCTAGTAACAAAGACACGTTCAACAATACATATTTTTTCTTCTATTTTTAGTTGGAATACAAATGGCGTGGGATTTACAGGACACATTACAGGATGTTGTGGATGGGGAGATATAAATAATACACGTTATTTCATACATGGTAGGGGAAAAGCTAGTTCTAAAGGGATGCCTAGAATTAATCTTAGTGGTGGGCTTTTACAAATAGGATATAATTTCCCAATATCAAATGTAATGACGATTACTCCCTATATTGAAGGAATGCTTACAACAGTTGCTTGGAATGCATATCATGAGTCAATAGGCCCTGTCCGTTGTAAAGTTAGTGACTATAGAGAAACTTCTTGTGAGAAAAGTGTAGGTTTACGACATAGCTATACTCCTTCTAGTAAGACACAACTTCAACTATGGATTGCAGGTGTTTTAGGTCAATATAATATAGGTAAACTGCATTCTGATACTTTATTTTCTGATTATAGTTATCATACTACTGTACCACTAAAGAGAAAAAATTATGAACATGCGGAATTAGGTATTAATTATGAAGTGTATGTATCAGACTTATGTACTATTGGACTTTATAGTATTATAATTTTTTCGCATATTCAAAAACCTACAGATAAAACTATGAGAGTTTCTTTACAATATATGTATTAA